A portion of the Bubalus kerabau isolate K-KA32 ecotype Philippines breed swamp buffalo chromosome 1, PCC_UOA_SB_1v2, whole genome shotgun sequence genome contains these proteins:
- the RBMS2 gene encoding RNA-binding motif, single-stranded-interacting protein 2 isoform X1 encodes MKALRAGKLKWGQWRGPRTRWRSERWKSRREGRAVTLFTRIRPYVSLSQQMAPPSPSSSTPNSSSGSTAQDQLSKTNLYIRGLQPSTTDQDLVKLCQSYGKIVSTKAILDKTTNKCKGYGFVDFDSPSAAQKAVTALKASGVQAQMAKQQEQDPTNLYISNLPLSMDEQELEGMLKPFGQVISTRILRDTSGTSRGVGFARMESTEKCEAIITHFNGKYIKTPPGVPAPSDPLLCKFADGGPKKRQNQGKFVQNGRAWPRNGDMGGMALTYDPSTALQNGFYPAPYNITPNRMLTQSALSPYLPSPMTSYQRVTQTSPLQVPNPSWMHHQSYLMQPSGSVLTPGMDHPISLQPASMVGPLTQQLGHLSLSSTGTYVPTAAALQGAYLSQYTPVPSSSVSVEESGSQQSQVPVDAPSEHGVYSFQFNK; translated from the exons CCATATGTGTCGTTGTCTCAGCAAATGGCACCACCTAGTCCAAGCAGCAGTACCCCTAACAGCAGCAGTGGGAGCACTGCACAGGACCAGCTGAGTAAGACCAACCTCTACATCCGGGGATTGCAGCCAAGCACTACTGACCAGGACCTAGTGAAGTTGTGTCAGTC ATACGGCAAGATTGTCTCCACTAAGGCCATCCTGGACAAGACCACAAACAAGTGCAAAG GCTATGGCTTTGTGGACTTCGACAGTCCTTCAGCAGCACAGAAAGCTGTTACAGCACTGAAGGCCAGTGGTGTACAAGCGCAGATGGCAAAG CAACAGGAGCAGGACCCCACGAATTTGTACATCTCAAACCTCCCACTGTCAATGGATGAGCAAGAACTGGAGGGAATGCTGAAGCCCTTTGGCCAGGTTATCTCCACTAGAATCCTTCGAGACACCAGTGGGACCAGCAGAGGGGTTGGCTTTGCCAG GATGGAGTCCACAGAGAAGTGTGAAGCCATCATCACCCACTTTAATGGAAAATATATTAAGACACCCCCTGGAGTACCAG CCCCATCTGATCCCTTGCTTTGCAAATTTGCTGATGGGGGTCCAAAGAAACgacagaaccaaggaaaattTGTGCAGAACGGACGGGCCTGGCCAAGAAATGGAGACATG GGTGGCATGGCTTTGACCTATGACCCCTCCACAGCTCTTCAGAATGG GTTTTACCCAGCTCCTTACAACATCACCCCCAACAGGATGCTCACTCAGTCTGCACTGTCCCCGTATCTTCCATCTCCTATGACGTCATATCAG AGAGTAACTCAGACATCTCCTCTACAAGTACCTAACCCGTCTTGGATGCACCACCAGTCATACCTCATGCAGCCTTCA GGTTCAGTTCTGACACCAGGAATGGACCATCCCATTTCTCTCCAGCCTGCCTCCATGGTGGGACCTCTTACCCAGCAGTTGGGCCACCTCTCTCTCAGCAGCACGGGCACG TATGTGCCAACAGCTGCAGCTCTGCAGGGAGCTTACCTCTCCCAGTACACCCCAGTGCCTTCTTCCAGTGTTTCAGTTGAG GAGAGTGGCAGCCAGCAAAGCCAAGTGCCGGTGGATGCACCCTCAGAGCATGGCGTCTACTCTTTCCAATTCAACAAGTAA
- the RBMS2 gene encoding RNA-binding motif, single-stranded-interacting protein 2 isoform X2: protein MLLSVTSRPGISTFGYNKNNKKPYVSLSQQMAPPSPSSSTPNSSSGSTAQDQLSKTNLYIRGLQPSTTDQDLVKLCQSYGKIVSTKAILDKTTNKCKGYGFVDFDSPSAAQKAVTALKASGVQAQMAKQQEQDPTNLYISNLPLSMDEQELEGMLKPFGQVISTRILRDTSGTSRGVGFARMESTEKCEAIITHFNGKYIKTPPGVPAPSDPLLCKFADGGPKKRQNQGKFVQNGRAWPRNGDMGGMALTYDPSTALQNGFYPAPYNITPNRMLTQSALSPYLPSPMTSYQRVTQTSPLQVPNPSWMHHQSYLMQPSGSVLTPGMDHPISLQPASMVGPLTQQLGHLSLSSTGTYVPTAAALQGAYLSQYTPVPSSSVSVEESGSQQSQVPVDAPSEHGVYSFQFNK from the exons CCATATGTGTCGTTGTCTCAGCAAATGGCACCACCTAGTCCAAGCAGCAGTACCCCTAACAGCAGCAGTGGGAGCACTGCACAGGACCAGCTGAGTAAGACCAACCTCTACATCCGGGGATTGCAGCCAAGCACTACTGACCAGGACCTAGTGAAGTTGTGTCAGTC ATACGGCAAGATTGTCTCCACTAAGGCCATCCTGGACAAGACCACAAACAAGTGCAAAG GCTATGGCTTTGTGGACTTCGACAGTCCTTCAGCAGCACAGAAAGCTGTTACAGCACTGAAGGCCAGTGGTGTACAAGCGCAGATGGCAAAG CAACAGGAGCAGGACCCCACGAATTTGTACATCTCAAACCTCCCACTGTCAATGGATGAGCAAGAACTGGAGGGAATGCTGAAGCCCTTTGGCCAGGTTATCTCCACTAGAATCCTTCGAGACACCAGTGGGACCAGCAGAGGGGTTGGCTTTGCCAG GATGGAGTCCACAGAGAAGTGTGAAGCCATCATCACCCACTTTAATGGAAAATATATTAAGACACCCCCTGGAGTACCAG CCCCATCTGATCCCTTGCTTTGCAAATTTGCTGATGGGGGTCCAAAGAAACgacagaaccaaggaaaattTGTGCAGAACGGACGGGCCTGGCCAAGAAATGGAGACATG GGTGGCATGGCTTTGACCTATGACCCCTCCACAGCTCTTCAGAATGG GTTTTACCCAGCTCCTTACAACATCACCCCCAACAGGATGCTCACTCAGTCTGCACTGTCCCCGTATCTTCCATCTCCTATGACGTCATATCAG AGAGTAACTCAGACATCTCCTCTACAAGTACCTAACCCGTCTTGGATGCACCACCAGTCATACCTCATGCAGCCTTCA GGTTCAGTTCTGACACCAGGAATGGACCATCCCATTTCTCTCCAGCCTGCCTCCATGGTGGGACCTCTTACCCAGCAGTTGGGCCACCTCTCTCTCAGCAGCACGGGCACG TATGTGCCAACAGCTGCAGCTCTGCAGGGAGCTTACCTCTCCCAGTACACCCCAGTGCCTTCTTCCAGTGTTTCAGTTGAG GAGAGTGGCAGCCAGCAAAGCCAAGTGCCGGTGGATGCACCCTCAGAGCATGGCGTCTACTCTTTCCAATTCAACAAGTAA
- the RBMS2 gene encoding RNA-binding motif, single-stranded-interacting protein 2 isoform X3: MAPPSPSSSTPNSSSGSTAQDQLSKTNLYIRGLQPSTTDQDLVKLCQSYGKIVSTKAILDKTTNKCKGYGFVDFDSPSAAQKAVTALKASGVQAQMAKQQEQDPTNLYISNLPLSMDEQELEGMLKPFGQVISTRILRDTSGTSRGVGFARMESTEKCEAIITHFNGKYIKTPPGVPAPSDPLLCKFADGGPKKRQNQGKFVQNGRAWPRNGDMGGMALTYDPSTALQNGFYPAPYNITPNRMLTQSALSPYLPSPMTSYQRVTQTSPLQVPNPSWMHHQSYLMQPSGSVLTPGMDHPISLQPASMVGPLTQQLGHLSLSSTGTYVPTAAALQGAYLSQYTPVPSSSVSVEESGSQQSQVPVDAPSEHGVYSFQFNK, translated from the exons ATGGCACCACCTAGTCCAAGCAGCAGTACCCCTAACAGCAGCAGTGGGAGCACTGCACAGGACCAGCTGAGTAAGACCAACCTCTACATCCGGGGATTGCAGCCAAGCACTACTGACCAGGACCTAGTGAAGTTGTGTCAGTC ATACGGCAAGATTGTCTCCACTAAGGCCATCCTGGACAAGACCACAAACAAGTGCAAAG GCTATGGCTTTGTGGACTTCGACAGTCCTTCAGCAGCACAGAAAGCTGTTACAGCACTGAAGGCCAGTGGTGTACAAGCGCAGATGGCAAAG CAACAGGAGCAGGACCCCACGAATTTGTACATCTCAAACCTCCCACTGTCAATGGATGAGCAAGAACTGGAGGGAATGCTGAAGCCCTTTGGCCAGGTTATCTCCACTAGAATCCTTCGAGACACCAGTGGGACCAGCAGAGGGGTTGGCTTTGCCAG GATGGAGTCCACAGAGAAGTGTGAAGCCATCATCACCCACTTTAATGGAAAATATATTAAGACACCCCCTGGAGTACCAG CCCCATCTGATCCCTTGCTTTGCAAATTTGCTGATGGGGGTCCAAAGAAACgacagaaccaaggaaaattTGTGCAGAACGGACGGGCCTGGCCAAGAAATGGAGACATG GGTGGCATGGCTTTGACCTATGACCCCTCCACAGCTCTTCAGAATGG GTTTTACCCAGCTCCTTACAACATCACCCCCAACAGGATGCTCACTCAGTCTGCACTGTCCCCGTATCTTCCATCTCCTATGACGTCATATCAG AGAGTAACTCAGACATCTCCTCTACAAGTACCTAACCCGTCTTGGATGCACCACCAGTCATACCTCATGCAGCCTTCA GGTTCAGTTCTGACACCAGGAATGGACCATCCCATTTCTCTCCAGCCTGCCTCCATGGTGGGACCTCTTACCCAGCAGTTGGGCCACCTCTCTCTCAGCAGCACGGGCACG TATGTGCCAACAGCTGCAGCTCTGCAGGGAGCTTACCTCTCCCAGTACACCCCAGTGCCTTCTTCCAGTGTTTCAGTTGAG GAGAGTGGCAGCCAGCAAAGCCAAGTGCCGGTGGATGCACCCTCAGAGCATGGCGTCTACTCTTTCCAATTCAACAAGTAA